The Christiangramia flava JLT2011 genome has a segment encoding these proteins:
- a CDS encoding ATP-dependent Clp protease ATP-binding subunit, translating to MDDNFSPRVKDVIAYSKEEALRLGHDFIGTEHLMLGLLRDGDGKAIDILNALEVDLSHLRRKVEILSPANPNTVTVSNEKRNLHLTRQAERALKTTFLEAKLFQSSSINTAHLLLCILRNENDPTTKLLNKLKIDYDGVKDQFKYMIASDDEDFADSPTAESFSDDDSGDEATRENPFSSGSSGTGKTSKKSKTPVLDNFGRDLTALAEADKLDPVVGREKEIERVSQILSRRKKNNPLLIGEPGVGKSAIAEGLALRIVKRKVSRILFDKRVVTLDLASLVAGTKYRGQFEERMKAVMNELEKNDNIILFIDEIHTIVGAGGATGSLDASNMFKPALARGEIQCIGATTLDEYRQYIEKDGALERRFQKVIVEPTSVEETIEILNNIKGKYEEHHNVVYTPEAIEACVKLTNRYMTERFLPDKAIDALDEAGSRVHITNIDVPKQILDLERKLEEVRENKNSVVKKQKYEEAAKLRDDEKNLEKELTIAQEKWEEESKKHKETVSEESVADVISMMTGIPVNRIAQTESNKLVELPKKIKGKVIGQDEAVGKVVKAIQRNRAGLKDPNKPIGSFIFLGQTGVGKTQLAKVLAKELFDNTDALIRIDMSEYMEKFAVSRLIGAPPGYVGYEEGGQLTEKVRRKPYAVVLLDEVEKAHPDVFNMLLQVLDDGYLTDSLGRKIDFRNTIIIMTSNIGARKLKDFGQGVGFGTTAQKSQVDDNARSVIENALKKAFAPEFLNRIDDVVIFNSLEREDIHKIIDIELAKLYDRIDGLGYNLILTDKAKDFIAEKGFDKQYGARPLNRAIQKYIEDALAEEIISSNLKEGDKIEMDLDEKKNELVINIEKSVEETES from the coding sequence ATGGATGATAATTTTTCACCAAGAGTAAAAGATGTGATTGCTTACAGTAAAGAAGAAGCACTGAGACTTGGCCACGATTTTATCGGAACCGAACATCTAATGCTTGGTTTGTTGCGAGATGGTGACGGAAAAGCTATCGATATCCTGAATGCGCTTGAAGTTGATTTGAGTCATTTGAGAAGAAAAGTTGAGATCTTAAGCCCCGCTAATCCCAATACGGTAACCGTAAGTAATGAAAAACGAAATCTGCACCTCACGAGGCAGGCAGAACGTGCCCTGAAGACCACATTTCTGGAAGCAAAGCTTTTCCAGAGTTCTTCAATTAATACTGCTCACTTATTGCTATGTATTTTGAGAAACGAAAACGACCCAACCACAAAGCTTTTGAATAAGCTGAAGATCGATTACGATGGCGTAAAAGATCAATTTAAATATATGATCGCCAGCGATGATGAAGATTTCGCTGATAGCCCAACTGCTGAATCATTTTCTGATGATGACAGCGGAGATGAGGCTACTCGCGAAAATCCCTTCAGCAGCGGAAGCAGCGGGACTGGAAAAACTTCTAAAAAATCGAAAACTCCGGTTTTGGACAATTTCGGAAGAGACCTAACAGCTCTTGCGGAAGCAGATAAACTGGATCCTGTTGTAGGGCGTGAAAAGGAAATTGAAAGGGTTTCCCAGATCTTAAGCCGAAGGAAGAAAAACAACCCACTTCTCATTGGGGAGCCTGGAGTTGGTAAATCTGCCATTGCTGAAGGTTTAGCACTTCGTATCGTTAAAAGAAAGGTATCGAGGATACTTTTTGACAAGCGTGTGGTAACACTGGATCTTGCAAGTTTAGTGGCAGGAACCAAATATCGAGGTCAGTTTGAAGAACGTATGAAGGCCGTCATGAATGAACTGGAGAAAAATGACAATATCATTCTTTTCATTGATGAGATTCATACGATCGTAGGTGCCGGTGGAGCTACCGGAAGCCTTGATGCCAGTAATATGTTCAAACCAGCACTGGCTCGTGGAGAAATTCAATGTATTGGAGCCACTACCCTCGATGAATACCGCCAGTATATCGAAAAAGATGGTGCTTTGGAAAGAAGGTTCCAGAAAGTGATCGTGGAGCCAACTTCCGTAGAAGAAACCATCGAAATTTTAAACAATATTAAAGGTAAATACGAAGAACATCATAATGTGGTCTACACACCGGAAGCAATTGAAGCCTGTGTCAAGCTCACAAACAGATATATGACCGAAAGATTTCTCCCAGACAAGGCGATTGATGCTCTGGATGAGGCGGGTTCCAGGGTTCATATAACCAATATCGATGTGCCTAAACAAATTCTTGACCTCGAACGCAAACTGGAAGAGGTTCGCGAGAACAAGAATTCCGTAGTGAAAAAGCAGAAGTACGAAGAGGCAGCCAAACTTCGGGATGACGAAAAGAACCTGGAGAAAGAGCTGACCATTGCGCAGGAAAAGTGGGAAGAAGAATCTAAAAAACATAAGGAAACGGTTTCCGAAGAAAGTGTCGCCGATGTGATTTCCATGATGACAGGTATTCCCGTGAACAGGATCGCTCAGACAGAAAGCAATAAACTGGTTGAACTTCCGAAGAAGATTAAAGGGAAAGTCATAGGCCAGGACGAAGCGGTTGGAAAGGTTGTAAAGGCTATCCAGCGTAACCGTGCCGGACTAAAAGATCCCAATAAACCAATCGGATCCTTCATTTTCCTTGGGCAAACCGGGGTTGGTAAAACCCAGTTGGCAAAAGTATTGGCAAAAGAACTTTTTGATAATACTGATGCACTCATTCGAATCGATATGAGTGAATACATGGAGAAATTTGCCGTTTCTCGATTGATCGGTGCCCCTCCTGGATATGTTGGTTACGAAGAAGGAGGCCAGCTGACAGAAAAAGTTCGAAGAAAACCTTATGCCGTTGTACTACTGGACGAGGTTGAAAAAGCGCATCCAGACGTATTCAATATGTTATTACAGGTTTTGGATGATGGTTATCTAACCGATAGTCTTGGCAGAAAGATCGATTTCAGAAATACGATAATCATCATGACTTCCAATATTGGAGCTCGAAAACTGAAAGATTTTGGTCAGGGAGTTGGTTTTGGAACTACTGCGCAAAAATCTCAGGTTGATGATAATGCTCGTAGCGTGATCGAAAACGCGCTGAAGAAAGCTTTTGCTCCCGAGTTCTTAAACCGAATTGATGATGTGGTCATCTTTAATTCCCTGGAAAGAGAAGACATTCATAAGATCATTGATATCGAACTGGCAAAACTTTACGACCGTATCGACGGATTAGGGTACAACCTAATCTTAACCGATAAAGCGAAAGATTTTATCGCTGAAAAAGGTTTCGATAAACAGTATGGAGCAAGACCATTAAATCGTGCGATTCAGAAATATATCGAAGATGCCCTGGCTGAAGAAATTATTTCTTCCAACCTGAAAGAAGGCGATAAGATTGAAATGGACCTCGATGAAAAGAAGAATGAGCTGGTCATAAACATTGAAAAATCAGTTGAAGAAACTGAATCCTAG